The following coding sequences are from one Arachis hypogaea cultivar Tifrunner chromosome 7, arahy.Tifrunner.gnm2.J5K5, whole genome shotgun sequence window:
- the LOC112703251 gene encoding uncharacterized protein, which translates to MEVVEVSPSVLDPNLDEEKVQIRNENVDRVRVKRKTLEAVLEQCQRALQLLNDASSSCNSDDEQQHDSDCDTPGAITPADPETDQLCDLLKSRVEGPDFLEKLELAQATVSQNAAFEECSSWDLVSENDLWDGEDVDSDQDDYVLVRQEDIVEGIACFMAAYLLSLKQTKDLTPNQLQEALCKTFSVKQKKGKLRKAWDGSKVIYNVASWGATAIGIYQNPVIVKVATKAFWTSCQVISKLL; encoded by the exons ATGGAGGTGGTGGAGGTTTCTCCCTCTGTCTTGGATCCAAACCTGGACGAAGAGAAGGTTCAGATCCGAAACGAGAATGTGGATCGGGTTAGGGTGAAGAGGAAAACCCTTGAAGCCGTTCTGGAACAGTGCCAAAGAGCCCTTCAACTGTTAAACGACGCTTCATCTTCTTGTAATTCCGATGATGAACAACAACACGATTCTGATTGCGATACACCTGGTGCTATAACACCTGCCGATCCTGAAACCGATCAG TTATGTGACTTACTCAAATCTAGAGTCGAAGGCCCTGACTTCCTTGAAAAGTTAGAGTTGGCCCAGGCGACAGTTTCACAGAATGCAGCTTTTG AAGAATGTAGTTCTTGGGATTTGGTTAGTGAAAATGATCTTTGGGATGGTGAAGATGTTGATTCAGACCAAGATGATTACGTTCTTGTTAGACAAGAAGACATAGTGGAGGGTATTGCTTGCTTCATGGCTGCATATTTGTTATCCCTTAAGCAGACTAAA GATTTGACTCCTAATCAACTCCAGGAAG CACTCTGCAAGACATTTTCGGTAAAACAGAAAAAGGGAAAGCTTCGAAAAGCATGGGATGGTAGCAAAGTCATCTATAATGTTGCATCATGGGGGGCTACAGCGATTGG GATATATCAAAACCCTGTTATTGTTAAGGTTGCTACTAAAGCTTTCTGGACTTCTTGTCAAGTCATATCAAAGCTCCTCTGA